TCAGCGGCCCCATCGGCCCGAGAAGATCAGTTAGGATATTATTGATTGCGGACATCTTGGGATCCTCCGGTCAGACTTTGATATTGGTGAGCCAGCGCATCACGATGAGATTCAGCGTGAGAAAGCCACCGACGAAAAGGCAGGCCGGGATGAAGTATGGAGTGTCCATCACCTCGTCATAGTAATGCGGGTCCATGACATTGATCACGATGAGAGCCGCGACAGGGAAGCCAGACAGGAACTTGCCCGACCACTTTGCCTCTGCCGTGATTGCCTTGACCCGGCGGAAAAGACGAAAGCGTGCCCGGATCACCTTGGCCAGACCGGATAGAATTTCGGCCAGGTTGCCGCCTGATTGTTGCTGGATGGTTACGGCAACCGCAAGGAAGCGCAAGTCCTGCAATCCAATTCGTTCGGCCAGTTCTTTCAACGCCTCGCCCATGTCGCGGCCATAGGCGGTTTCATCAGAGATGATGCCGAATTCGGAGGCAAGCGGGTCTTTCACTTCCTTTGAAACGATTTGTACCGCGGAGGAAAAGGGATGACCGACACGCAAACTGCGAACCATAAGCTCCACTGCGTCGGGAAGTTGTTCTTCAATCATGCTAAGGCGCTTATTCGCCTTGTGGCCGACCCACATGTAAACTCCGCCGATCCCCATTGCAGCAGCGATGCCAATGCGGATCTGGAGCGAGGTCTCGGTGCCGACGGTGAGCCCAACAAAGGCCACCACCGAAAGCCCCGCCATAATCATGATGAGTTGTGAAGGAGAAAACGCGATGGCTGCCTTCTGGGCTTTGTCGGCCAGAAGCGAATAGAGCGGAATTTTCCGCGATTTCATGTGTTGGTGCATCTCCTTGCGGAGTTTTTCCATCACCTCTTCGCGGTTGACACCTTTTTCAAGCATATCCAGGCGACGATTGACCCGGTTGTTGAGTGAGATCGACTTGCCGAAAACGGTCAGGTAGAGGCCCTCGACGAGCACGAGAACGCCGATGAAAATCAGGCCGTAAATGATTGGTTCTGCACTGATACCCATTGGCTTTACTCCGCTGCGATTGTTGGCTCAAAGAGCGAGGCGGGCAAATCATACCCCCAAAGACGGAAACGCTCAGAGAAGTGAGAGCGAACGCCCGTGGCAGTGAAGTGACCGATGATTTTGTTGTCAGGGGTGAGGCCGACGCGCTGAAAGCGGAAGACCTCTTGCATGGAAATGACTTCCCCTTCCATGCCGGTGATTTCGGTGATCGAGGTCATCCGGCGCGAACCATCCTGCAAGCGCGAGGCCTGCACCACGAGGTTCACAGCAGAGGAAATTTGCGAGCGCACAGCTTTCAGCGGCATCTCGATCCCGGCCATGGCGATCATGTTTTCAAGCCGCGAGATACCGTCGCGGGGACCGTTGGCGTGGATGGTTGTCATTGATCCATCGTGGCCGGTGTTCATGGCCTGCAACATATCGATCACCTCTTCGCCGCGCGTCTCACCGACGATGATCCGGTCTGGGCGCATCCGCAGGGCGTTCTTCAGACAGTCGCGGGGGGAAACCTCGCCTTTGCCTTCGACGTTGGGTGGGCG
This is a stretch of genomic DNA from Aquicoccus sp. G2-2. It encodes these proteins:
- a CDS encoding type II secretion system F family protein; protein product: MGISAEPIIYGLIFIGVLVLVEGLYLTVFGKSISLNNRVNRRLDMLEKGVNREEVMEKLRKEMHQHMKSRKIPLYSLLADKAQKAAIAFSPSQLIMIMAGLSVVAFVGLTVGTETSLQIRIGIAAAMGIGGVYMWVGHKANKRLSMIEEQLPDAVELMVRSLRVGHPFSSAVQIVSKEVKDPLASEFGIISDETAYGRDMGEALKELAERIGLQDLRFLAVAVTIQQQSGGNLAEILSGLAKVIRARFRLFRRVKAITAEAKWSGKFLSGFPVAALIVINVMDPHYYDEVMDTPYFIPACLFVGGFLTLNLIVMRWLTNIKV